The Pocillopora verrucosa isolate sample1 chromosome 2, ASM3666991v2, whole genome shotgun sequence genome has a segment encoding these proteins:
- the LOC131790537 gene encoding ATPase family AAA domain-containing protein 2 isoform X1, with translation MVKTRTNSPIIRTLRSGNGRGKNIGNIEEKVPSSDESGLDSTPFPSKRRRLRSRGAYNDTHEYPKLPACTVPLTRSTRRNESLLNGPTVHVETRNSQSRKRGKRGRPTKSMPQNDRKKTKGTIVYKTRRSDRKRRKVYETLNVSMLTDHRYLTEFGNSKSPKKEIERSRFLHDEDSESQTEGDEDVVGTPSMYDLIKRKHDQTPTPEKRSSRNRRHGDQQEESDNDEDEEDDDDDEDEDDDGDDGEDEEGEEEKGIKGYELRKRRMIPNRYIAPPLKTKERGKRRFHMNVEPRKRGKKPSQYASPVRRVRRPKRKAHHVSSSTSSSDDSDNEKDERKFERRKAKSMAKARGRCLPMNFTMEDTASGIFKERARIGSSLADVDPMNIDQKVMFDAVGGLSKQIRALKEMVLFPLMYPEVFEKFKIAPPRGVLFHGPPGTGKTLVARALANECSQGDKKVAFFMRKGADCLSKWVGESERQLRLLFDQAFSMRPAIIFFDEIDGLAPVRSSRQDQIHSSIVSTLLALMDGLDSRGEIVVIGATNRIDAIDPALRRPGRFDREFQFALPDRNARRSILTIHTRDWEPKLLSSFVSEVADRCVGYCGADIKALCTEAALFALRRRYPQIYSSTRKLLVDVNSIEVTAKDFQKAMTAIIPASQRSVVSPARALSPLMKPLLKKTLSQTLEILEKIFPPAHIKTVTESSPNSLMGNPSCSNSSSRHDQRGRMVAVLSDEEASSDEDLGPPIFESLPGSSRRERYLRRVQQNSNSVESMEVSHSSFFSRTDGQNKGMSTYRPRLLICGNQGMGQSTHIAPALLHAMEHMTVHCLDLPALYGVASKTPEEACSQLFREARRTSPCIVYSPHFDALWNATGDSLHATLLSLLQDLPPGAPLLFLVTADDCWSNLPSIMKELFSTETGQVFQVADLSSDERRAFFHSLFLEDAILQPKPKRSTGKDKIVEVLPFAPTPPPPQLSEAELLKARQDEENTMRELRIFLRDVTSKLLQDRRFKEFTKPVDLMEVPDYLEVIDEPMDLATILQKINCHQYSTCAQYLADIDLITSNALKYNPDRDPMDKLIRHRACELSDVAHSEIKSQLEPEFEKTCEEIIAARERRGDKSTAAAPAFVFTVPLKQQTATEVTASTPLQDQVEKAALGVSDITFVSESQSQSNGTRQKKKPRRKKAPIYWGKKPSRRKLDVKQKLDSEIDQVTQEFLVEVNGEQAEVSGEAFPDDSGDRSTNEETEKDPGVISDKEGDVANHQEDDDEEEEEEEEEDDVELMENGVAPIDGDVVLLHPENLTAEIKSGKVNSESVLQNNLVVPTRPIGNHDLSGTLSSLQNGVTSDVCSEDIASESECDKEPEDSSNNPQENKQNKSAGCTSWGSTALNEDVIEKLETLLNLLVDATKGASIEMLERYHSSLQCCIHKQRHNHDKGELLKDLELMIKGYGRSSRTVCSFQK, from the exons ATGGTGAAAACAAGGACAAATTCGCCTATTATCCGCACTTTGCGGTCTGGAAATGGGAGAGGGAAAAACATAGGAAATATAGAAGAGAAG GTTCCATCTAGCGATGAAAGTGGACTGGATTCAACACCTTTTCCATCTAAGAGACGTCGTTTACGAAGTAGAGGGGCCTATAATGATACTCACGAGTATCCCAAACTACCGGCCTGCACCGTTCCTTTGACGCGTTCGACTCGTCGAAATGAAAG CCTCTTAAATGGACCTACTGTTCATGTGGAAACCAGGAATTCGCAATCGCGTAAGCGAG GAAAGAGAGGAAGGCCTACGAAATCTATGCCACAGAATGATAGGAAGAAAACCAAAGGAACCATCGTGTATAAGACACGGCGAAGCGATCGTAAACGGCGAAAGGTGTATGAGACCTTGAATGTTAGTATGCTAACAGATCACCGTTACTTGACTGAATTTGGGAATTCGAAATCCcccaagaaagaaattgaaaggagCAGATTCCTGCACGACGAAGATAGCGAATCTCAAACCGAGGGCGACGAG GATGTTGTTGGAACACCCAGCATGTATGACCTTATAAAGAGAAAACATGATCAGACTCCAACACCAGAAAAAAGATCAAGTAGAAATAGAAGACATGGTGATCAGCAAGAGGAAAGTGacaatgatgaagatgaagaagatgatgatgacgacgaagatgaggatgatgatggtgatgatggaGAAGATGAGGAAGGGGAGGAGGAGAAGGGTATTAAAGGTTATGAACTGAGAAAGAGACGAATGATTCCAAACCGATACATTGCACCTCCTTTGAAGACCAAGGAAAGAG GCAAGCGAAGATTTCATATGAATGTAGAGCCAAGAAAGAGAGGTAAAAAACCATCACAGTATGCATCTCCAGTCAGAAGAGTCCGCAGACCCAAAAGAAAAGCTCATCATGTGAGCTCCTCTACTTCATCTTCTG ATGACTCAGACAATGAAAAAGATGAGAGAAAGTTTGAACGCAGGAAAGCTAAGAGCATGGCGAAAGCCAGGGGTCGCTGTCTTCCAATGAACTTTACCATGGAAGATACAGCTTCTggaattttcaaagaaagagcAAGAATTGGATCTAGTTTAGCAGATGTGGATCCTATGAACATTGACCAAAAG GTCATGTTTGATGCAGTTGGTGGTCTTAGCAAGCAGATAAGGGCTCTGAAAGAAatggttttgtttcctttgatgtACCCTGAAGTTTTTGAGAAGTTTAAGATTGCTCCTCCAAGAGGTGTCTTATTTCATGGTCCACCAG GGACTGGAAAGACACTTGTTGCACGAGCCCTTGCTAATGAGTGTAGTCAAGGTGACAAAAAAGTTGCATTTTTTATGAGGAAGGGTGCAGACTGTCTTAGTAAATGGGTTGGTGAATCTGAAAGACAGTTGAGACTGTTGTTTGACCAG GCTTTTAGTATGAGACCAGCCATCATATTTTTTGATGAGATTGATGGTTTGGCACCTGTACGCTCAAGTCGTCAAGACCAGATTCATAGCTCTATTGTATCAACTTTGTTAGCCCTGATGGATGGATTAGACAGTAGAGGTGAAATTGTGGTCATTGGTGCAACCAACAGGATTGATGCTATCGATCCTGCACTGAGGCGTCCTGGCCGTTTTGACAGGGAATTTCAGTTTGCTCTTCCTGATAGGAAT GCACGAAGAAGTATCTTGACCATTCATACTCGTGACTGGGAACCTAAACTATTGTCATCTTTTGTAAGTGAGGTAGCAGATCGCTGTGTTGGATACTGTGGTGCTGATATCAAAGCTCTTTGTACAGAGGCTGCACTTTTTGCCTTGAGAAGACGGTATCCACAGATTTACAGCAGCACAAGAAAACTGCTAGTAGATGTCAACTCCATTGAAGTAACTGCTAAGGATTTCCAAAAAGCAATGACAGCCATCATCCCTGCCTCTCAGCGATCTGTGGTTTCTCCTGCCAGAGCCCTCTCCCCCCTCATGAAGCCACTTCTCAAAAAGACTTTGTCTCAAACATTGGAGATCCTTGAGAAAATATTTCCCCCTGCTCATATTAAGACAG TGACTGAAAGTAGTCCCAATAGCCTGATGGGTAACCCCAGTTGTAGCAACAGCAGCAGCCGTCATGATCAGCGAGGCAGAATGGTTGCTGTTTTAAGTGATGAGGAAGCAAGCTCAGATGAGGACTTGGGACCTCCAATCTTCGAGTCTCTTCCTGGTTCATCAAGAAGGGAGCGCTATTTGCGAAGAGTGCAGCAAAATTCCAACAGTGTTGAGTCAATGGAAGTCTCCCATTCTTCTTTCTTCAGCAGGACAGATGGTCAAAATAAGGGAATGTCAACTTATCGACCCAGACTCCTCATATGTGGGAATCAAGGCATGGGCCAGTCAACACATATTGCCCCTGCACTACTTCATGCAATGGAGCATATGACTGTGCACTGTTTGGATTTACCAGCATTATATGGAGTTGCTTCCAAGACACCTGAAGAAGCTTGTTCTCAG CTGTTTCGTGAGGCACGTCGTACATCACCATGTATAGTGTATTCACCCCATTTTGATGCTTTGTGGAATGCCACAGGAGACAGCCTGCATGCTACATTACTATCACTGCTTCAGGATCTCCCTCCAGGTGCTCCTCTGTTGTTTTTGGTAACTGCAGATGACTGTTGGAGTAACCTTCCCTCCATAATGAAGGAACTGTTTTCAACAGAAACAGGACAG GTATTCCAAGTTGCTGATCTGTCCTCAGATGAGAGGAGAGCTTTCTTTCACAGTCTGTTCCTCGAAGATGCTATTCTGCAACCCAAACCCAAGAGATCAA CAGGAAAAGATAAAATAGTGGAGGTGTTACCATTTGCTCCTACCCCACCCCCACCACAGTTGTCAGAAGCTGAGCTACTGAAGGCTCGTCAAGATGAGGAGAATACCATGAGGGAACTGCGCATCTTCCTCAGAGATGTTACCTCAAAGCTTTTACAAGATCGAAGGTTCAAAGAGTTTACCAAACCAGTGGATTTGATGGAG GTTCCTGATTATCTTGAGGTGATTGATGAACCAATGGATCTTGCAACAATACTACAGAAAATCAACTGTCATCAGTATAGTACTTGTGCACAGTACTTGGCAGATATTGATTTGATCACAAGTAATGCTCTTAAGTACAACCCTGACCGTGATCCAATGGACAAGCTTATCAGACATAGGGCTTGTGAACTCAGTGATGTGGCACACTCAGAAATCAAATCGCAACTGGAGCCAGAGTTTGAGAAG acTTGTGAAGAAATCATAGCAGCAAGGGAAAGAAGGG GTGACAAATCAACTGCTGCTGCTCCTGCATTTGTGTTCACTGTTCCACTGAAACAACAAACAGCAACTGAGGTGACAGCGTCAACACCACTTCAAGATCAAGTAGAGAAAGCAGCATTGGGTGTCTCTGATATAACCTTTGTATCTGAATCCCAGTCACAAAGTAATGGCACAAGGCAGAAgaaaaagccaagaagaaagaaagcaCCAATCTATTGGGGAAAAAAGCCAAGTAGAAGGAAACTAGATGTAAAGCAAAAATTAGACTCAGAGATTGATCAGGTTACTCAGGAGTTTCTGGTTGAAGTGAATGGGGAACAAGCAGAGGTCAGTGGTGAAGCTTTTCCTGATGACTCTGGAGATAGATCAACCAATgaggaaactgaaaaagatCCTGGGGTGATCTCTGATAAAGAAGGTGATGTAGCAAACCAtcaagaagatgatgatgaggaggaggaggaggaggaagaggaagatGATGTTGAATTGATGGAGAATGGGGTTGCACCCATTGATGGAGATGTGGTTTTGTTACATCCAGAGAATCTCACCGCAGAAATTAAAAGTGGTAAGGTGAACTCAGAGTCTGTTCTTCAAAACAATTTGGTAGTGCCCACAAGACCTATTGGAAATCATGATTTATCAGGAACATTGTCCAGTCTGCAAAATGGGGTCACCTCAGATGTTTGCTCAGAAGATATTGCATCGGAAAGTGAATGTGACAAGGAGCCTGAAG ACTCTTCCAATAATCctcaagaaaacaaacagaacaaatctGCAGGCTGCACTTCCTGGGGTAGTACTGCACTCAATGAAGACGTCATAGAGAAACTAGAAACTCTCCTGAATTTGCTAGTTGATGCAACTAAGGGGGCATCTATCGAAATGCTAGAGAGATATCACAGTTCTCTTCAGTGCTGTATCCACAAGCAGAGACACAATCATGATAAAGGAGAGCTTCTGAAG gaTTTGGAACTGATGATTAAAGGCTATGGACGATCTTCAAGAACTGTTTGCTCATTTCAAAAGTGA
- the LOC131790537 gene encoding ATPase family AAA domain-containing protein 2 isoform X2 — protein MVKTRTNSPIIRTLRSGNGRGKNIGNIEEKVPSSDESGLDSTPFPSKRRRLRSRGAYNDTHEYPKLPACTVPLTRSTRRNESLLNGPTVHVETRNSQSRKRGKRGRPTKSMPQNDRKKTKGTIVYKTRRSDRKRRKVYETLNVSMLTDHRYLTEFGNSKSPKKEIERSRFLHDEDSESQTEGDEDVVGTPSMYDLIKRKHDQTPTPEKRSSRNRRHGDQQEESDNDEDEEDDDDDEDEDDDGDDGEDEEGEEEKGIKGYELRKRRMIPNRYIAPPLKTKERGKRRFHMNVEPRKRGKKPSQYASPVRRVRRPKRKAHHVSSSTSSSDDSDNEKDERKFERRKAKSMAKARGRCLPMNFTMEDTASGIFKERARIGSSLADVDPMNIDQKVMFDAVGGLSKQIRALKEMVLFPLMYPEVFEKFKIAPPRGVLFHGPPGTGKTLVARALANECSQGDKKVAFFMRKGADCLSKWVGESERQLRLLFDQAFSMRPAIIFFDEIDGLAPVRSSRQDQIHSSIVSTLLALMDGLDSRGEIVVIGATNRIDAIDPALRRPGRFDREFQFALPDRNARRSILTIHTRDWEPKLLSSFVSEVADRCVGYCGADIKALCTEAALFALRRRYPQIYSSTRKLLVDVNSIEVTAKDFQKAMTAIIPASQRSVVSPARALSPLMKPLLKKTLSQTLEILEKIFPPAHIKTVTESSPNSLMGNPSCSNSSSRHDQRGRMVAVLSDEEASSDEDLGPPIFESLPGSSRRERYLRRVQQNSNSVESMEVSHSSFFSRTDGQNKGMSTYRPRLLICGNQGMGQSTHIAPALLHAMEHMTVHCLDLPALYGVASKTPEEACSQLFREARRTSPCIVYSPHFDALWNATGDSLHATLLSLLQDLPPGAPLLFLVTADDCWSNLPSIMKELFSTETGQVFQVADLSSDERRAFFHSLFLEDAILQPKPKRSRKDKIVEVLPFAPTPPPPQLSEAELLKARQDEENTMRELRIFLRDVTSKLLQDRRFKEFTKPVDLMEVPDYLEVIDEPMDLATILQKINCHQYSTCAQYLADIDLITSNALKYNPDRDPMDKLIRHRACELSDVAHSEIKSQLEPEFEKTCEEIIAARERRGDKSTAAAPAFVFTVPLKQQTATEVTASTPLQDQVEKAALGVSDITFVSESQSQSNGTRQKKKPRRKKAPIYWGKKPSRRKLDVKQKLDSEIDQVTQEFLVEVNGEQAEVSGEAFPDDSGDRSTNEETEKDPGVISDKEGDVANHQEDDDEEEEEEEEEDDVELMENGVAPIDGDVVLLHPENLTAEIKSGKVNSESVLQNNLVVPTRPIGNHDLSGTLSSLQNGVTSDVCSEDIASESECDKEPEDSSNNPQENKQNKSAGCTSWGSTALNEDVIEKLETLLNLLVDATKGASIEMLERYHSSLQCCIHKQRHNHDKGELLKDLELMIKGYGRSSRTVCSFQK, from the exons ATGGTGAAAACAAGGACAAATTCGCCTATTATCCGCACTTTGCGGTCTGGAAATGGGAGAGGGAAAAACATAGGAAATATAGAAGAGAAG GTTCCATCTAGCGATGAAAGTGGACTGGATTCAACACCTTTTCCATCTAAGAGACGTCGTTTACGAAGTAGAGGGGCCTATAATGATACTCACGAGTATCCCAAACTACCGGCCTGCACCGTTCCTTTGACGCGTTCGACTCGTCGAAATGAAAG CCTCTTAAATGGACCTACTGTTCATGTGGAAACCAGGAATTCGCAATCGCGTAAGCGAG GAAAGAGAGGAAGGCCTACGAAATCTATGCCACAGAATGATAGGAAGAAAACCAAAGGAACCATCGTGTATAAGACACGGCGAAGCGATCGTAAACGGCGAAAGGTGTATGAGACCTTGAATGTTAGTATGCTAACAGATCACCGTTACTTGACTGAATTTGGGAATTCGAAATCCcccaagaaagaaattgaaaggagCAGATTCCTGCACGACGAAGATAGCGAATCTCAAACCGAGGGCGACGAG GATGTTGTTGGAACACCCAGCATGTATGACCTTATAAAGAGAAAACATGATCAGACTCCAACACCAGAAAAAAGATCAAGTAGAAATAGAAGACATGGTGATCAGCAAGAGGAAAGTGacaatgatgaagatgaagaagatgatgatgacgacgaagatgaggatgatgatggtgatgatggaGAAGATGAGGAAGGGGAGGAGGAGAAGGGTATTAAAGGTTATGAACTGAGAAAGAGACGAATGATTCCAAACCGATACATTGCACCTCCTTTGAAGACCAAGGAAAGAG GCAAGCGAAGATTTCATATGAATGTAGAGCCAAGAAAGAGAGGTAAAAAACCATCACAGTATGCATCTCCAGTCAGAAGAGTCCGCAGACCCAAAAGAAAAGCTCATCATGTGAGCTCCTCTACTTCATCTTCTG ATGACTCAGACAATGAAAAAGATGAGAGAAAGTTTGAACGCAGGAAAGCTAAGAGCATGGCGAAAGCCAGGGGTCGCTGTCTTCCAATGAACTTTACCATGGAAGATACAGCTTCTggaattttcaaagaaagagcAAGAATTGGATCTAGTTTAGCAGATGTGGATCCTATGAACATTGACCAAAAG GTCATGTTTGATGCAGTTGGTGGTCTTAGCAAGCAGATAAGGGCTCTGAAAGAAatggttttgtttcctttgatgtACCCTGAAGTTTTTGAGAAGTTTAAGATTGCTCCTCCAAGAGGTGTCTTATTTCATGGTCCACCAG GGACTGGAAAGACACTTGTTGCACGAGCCCTTGCTAATGAGTGTAGTCAAGGTGACAAAAAAGTTGCATTTTTTATGAGGAAGGGTGCAGACTGTCTTAGTAAATGGGTTGGTGAATCTGAAAGACAGTTGAGACTGTTGTTTGACCAG GCTTTTAGTATGAGACCAGCCATCATATTTTTTGATGAGATTGATGGTTTGGCACCTGTACGCTCAAGTCGTCAAGACCAGATTCATAGCTCTATTGTATCAACTTTGTTAGCCCTGATGGATGGATTAGACAGTAGAGGTGAAATTGTGGTCATTGGTGCAACCAACAGGATTGATGCTATCGATCCTGCACTGAGGCGTCCTGGCCGTTTTGACAGGGAATTTCAGTTTGCTCTTCCTGATAGGAAT GCACGAAGAAGTATCTTGACCATTCATACTCGTGACTGGGAACCTAAACTATTGTCATCTTTTGTAAGTGAGGTAGCAGATCGCTGTGTTGGATACTGTGGTGCTGATATCAAAGCTCTTTGTACAGAGGCTGCACTTTTTGCCTTGAGAAGACGGTATCCACAGATTTACAGCAGCACAAGAAAACTGCTAGTAGATGTCAACTCCATTGAAGTAACTGCTAAGGATTTCCAAAAAGCAATGACAGCCATCATCCCTGCCTCTCAGCGATCTGTGGTTTCTCCTGCCAGAGCCCTCTCCCCCCTCATGAAGCCACTTCTCAAAAAGACTTTGTCTCAAACATTGGAGATCCTTGAGAAAATATTTCCCCCTGCTCATATTAAGACAG TGACTGAAAGTAGTCCCAATAGCCTGATGGGTAACCCCAGTTGTAGCAACAGCAGCAGCCGTCATGATCAGCGAGGCAGAATGGTTGCTGTTTTAAGTGATGAGGAAGCAAGCTCAGATGAGGACTTGGGACCTCCAATCTTCGAGTCTCTTCCTGGTTCATCAAGAAGGGAGCGCTATTTGCGAAGAGTGCAGCAAAATTCCAACAGTGTTGAGTCAATGGAAGTCTCCCATTCTTCTTTCTTCAGCAGGACAGATGGTCAAAATAAGGGAATGTCAACTTATCGACCCAGACTCCTCATATGTGGGAATCAAGGCATGGGCCAGTCAACACATATTGCCCCTGCACTACTTCATGCAATGGAGCATATGACTGTGCACTGTTTGGATTTACCAGCATTATATGGAGTTGCTTCCAAGACACCTGAAGAAGCTTGTTCTCAG CTGTTTCGTGAGGCACGTCGTACATCACCATGTATAGTGTATTCACCCCATTTTGATGCTTTGTGGAATGCCACAGGAGACAGCCTGCATGCTACATTACTATCACTGCTTCAGGATCTCCCTCCAGGTGCTCCTCTGTTGTTTTTGGTAACTGCAGATGACTGTTGGAGTAACCTTCCCTCCATAATGAAGGAACTGTTTTCAACAGAAACAGGACAG GTATTCCAAGTTGCTGATCTGTCCTCAGATGAGAGGAGAGCTTTCTTTCACAGTCTGTTCCTCGAAGATGCTATTCTGCAACCCAAACCCAAGAGATCAA GAAAAGATAAAATAGTGGAGGTGTTACCATTTGCTCCTACCCCACCCCCACCACAGTTGTCAGAAGCTGAGCTACTGAAGGCTCGTCAAGATGAGGAGAATACCATGAGGGAACTGCGCATCTTCCTCAGAGATGTTACCTCAAAGCTTTTACAAGATCGAAGGTTCAAAGAGTTTACCAAACCAGTGGATTTGATGGAG GTTCCTGATTATCTTGAGGTGATTGATGAACCAATGGATCTTGCAACAATACTACAGAAAATCAACTGTCATCAGTATAGTACTTGTGCACAGTACTTGGCAGATATTGATTTGATCACAAGTAATGCTCTTAAGTACAACCCTGACCGTGATCCAATGGACAAGCTTATCAGACATAGGGCTTGTGAACTCAGTGATGTGGCACACTCAGAAATCAAATCGCAACTGGAGCCAGAGTTTGAGAAG acTTGTGAAGAAATCATAGCAGCAAGGGAAAGAAGGG GTGACAAATCAACTGCTGCTGCTCCTGCATTTGTGTTCACTGTTCCACTGAAACAACAAACAGCAACTGAGGTGACAGCGTCAACACCACTTCAAGATCAAGTAGAGAAAGCAGCATTGGGTGTCTCTGATATAACCTTTGTATCTGAATCCCAGTCACAAAGTAATGGCACAAGGCAGAAgaaaaagccaagaagaaagaaagcaCCAATCTATTGGGGAAAAAAGCCAAGTAGAAGGAAACTAGATGTAAAGCAAAAATTAGACTCAGAGATTGATCAGGTTACTCAGGAGTTTCTGGTTGAAGTGAATGGGGAACAAGCAGAGGTCAGTGGTGAAGCTTTTCCTGATGACTCTGGAGATAGATCAACCAATgaggaaactgaaaaagatCCTGGGGTGATCTCTGATAAAGAAGGTGATGTAGCAAACCAtcaagaagatgatgatgaggaggaggaggaggaggaagaggaagatGATGTTGAATTGATGGAGAATGGGGTTGCACCCATTGATGGAGATGTGGTTTTGTTACATCCAGAGAATCTCACCGCAGAAATTAAAAGTGGTAAGGTGAACTCAGAGTCTGTTCTTCAAAACAATTTGGTAGTGCCCACAAGACCTATTGGAAATCATGATTTATCAGGAACATTGTCCAGTCTGCAAAATGGGGTCACCTCAGATGTTTGCTCAGAAGATATTGCATCGGAAAGTGAATGTGACAAGGAGCCTGAAG ACTCTTCCAATAATCctcaagaaaacaaacagaacaaatctGCAGGCTGCACTTCCTGGGGTAGTACTGCACTCAATGAAGACGTCATAGAGAAACTAGAAACTCTCCTGAATTTGCTAGTTGATGCAACTAAGGGGGCATCTATCGAAATGCTAGAGAGATATCACAGTTCTCTTCAGTGCTGTATCCACAAGCAGAGACACAATCATGATAAAGGAGAGCTTCTGAAG gaTTTGGAACTGATGATTAAAGGCTATGGACGATCTTCAAGAACTGTTTGCTCATTTCAAAAGTGA